A window of the Bacteroides thetaiotaomicron VPI-5482 genome harbors these coding sequences:
- a CDS encoding DUF6249 domain-containing protein, with amino-acid sequence MKRILIALLVMMTIFSLANAQKQTTIVNDSTGNVKVTVTKGKGKDAKVNVGNTAVTVIGIDDEDADTTSVDTGKVSSSSRGSHGKASFTISSDDDDFPFNNFGDAVGGGILVAIISIIAIFGMPVFIIFVVFFFRYKNRKARYRLAEQALAAGQPLPEEFIRENKSTDQRTQGIKNTFTGIGLFIFLWAITGEFGIGAIGLLVMFMGLGQWLIGYKQHANENTKNRETAIRSNDIIISEKNDEEKNEENR; translated from the coding sequence ATGAAACGGATTTTAATTGCTTTACTGGTCATGATGACCATTTTCTCTCTGGCAAACGCCCAGAAACAAACGACTATTGTGAACGACTCTACCGGAAACGTAAAAGTGACCGTAACGAAAGGGAAAGGCAAGGATGCCAAGGTTAATGTCGGCAACACGGCCGTCACTGTGATCGGCATCGATGACGAAGACGCCGACACGACAAGTGTAGATACGGGCAAAGTGAGTAGCTCCTCGCGCGGCTCTCACGGAAAAGCGAGCTTCACCATCAGCTCTGACGACGATGACTTCCCGTTCAATAATTTCGGAGATGCAGTCGGAGGAGGTATTCTGGTAGCCATCATCAGCATCATTGCCATATTCGGAATGCCGGTATTCATCATATTTGTAGTCTTCTTCTTCCGCTACAAGAACCGGAAAGCACGCTACCGTCTTGCTGAACAGGCTCTCGCAGCCGGTCAGCCTCTTCCGGAAGAATTCATACGGGAGAACAAATCGACAGACCAACGTACACAAGGAATCAAAAATACCTTTACAGGCATCGGGCTCTTCATATTCCTCTGGGCCATCACCGGTGAATTCGGAATTGGCGCTATCGGACTGCTCGTCATGTTTATGGGACTGGGACAATGGCTGATCGGCTACAAGCAACACGCCAACGAGAATACCAAGAACAGAGAAACCGCCATCAGAAGCAACGACATCATCATCTCGGAGAAGAACGACGAA
- a CDS encoding methyltransferase RsmF C-terminal domain-like protein yields the protein MNLPTSFIDYTRALLGNEEYEKLAAALQQEPPVSIRINKLRMKEEGLSSLTDSSAHFSFNKVPWASDGYYLDERLTFTFDPLFHAGCYYVQEASSMFVEQVLRQYVESPVVMLDLCAAPGGKSTHARSVLSEGSLLVANEVIRNRSQVLAENLTKWGHPDVVVTNNDPADFSALPSFFDVILTDVPCSGEGMFRKDPVAVEEWSPENVEICWQRQRRIIADIWPCLKPGGILIYSTCTYNSKEDEENVCWIQQEFGAELLPLEVRNEWNITGNLLDGEDESQGSLSVCHFLPHKTKGEGFFLAALRKPDSEDEPAAYSFSKAKSSKKKDKKGGAAASPVSKEHMGMALNWLKQENVEKYTLSAEGAGIVAFPQRYTDELAAMKQHLKVIQAGVLTGEVKGRDLIPAHALAMSATLLRQDAFDTEEVSYEQAIAYLRKEAITLSETAPRGYILLTYRNIPLGFVKNIGNRANNLYPQEWRIRSGYLPEEIRTL from the coding sequence ATGAATTTACCCACTTCTTTTATCGACTATACCCGTGCCTTACTGGGCAATGAAGAATATGAAAAACTGGCTGCCGCCTTGCAGCAGGAGCCTCCCGTCAGCATTCGGATCAATAAATTGAGAATGAAGGAGGAAGGATTAAGTTCGCTGACAGACAGTTCTGCTCATTTTTCCTTCAACAAAGTTCCCTGGGCATCCGATGGCTACTATCTTGACGAGCGTCTGACTTTTACGTTCGACCCGTTGTTTCATGCCGGTTGCTACTATGTTCAGGAGGCTTCGTCCATGTTTGTGGAGCAGGTGCTGCGGCAGTATGTCGAGTCTCCAGTGGTGATGCTCGATCTTTGTGCGGCGCCTGGAGGAAAATCAACCCATGCGCGTAGCGTGCTTTCGGAAGGGAGTCTGCTGGTGGCGAATGAAGTGATCCGGAACCGTTCACAGGTGCTGGCGGAGAATCTGACGAAGTGGGGGCATCCGGATGTGGTGGTTACCAACAATGATCCGGCTGATTTCTCGGCACTTCCATCTTTCTTCGATGTCATTCTGACCGATGTGCCTTGTTCGGGCGAGGGAATGTTTCGTAAAGACCCTGTGGCTGTGGAGGAATGGAGCCCGGAGAATGTAGAGATCTGCTGGCAGCGTCAGCGGCGGATTATTGCGGATATTTGGCCCTGTCTGAAACCGGGCGGCATATTAATATATAGTACGTGTACCTATAATAGCAAAGAAGATGAAGAGAACGTCTGCTGGATTCAGCAGGAATTCGGTGCGGAGCTCTTGCCTCTGGAGGTGCGGAACGAGTGGAATATAACAGGGAATTTACTCGATGGAGAGGATGAGTCTCAGGGAAGTTTGTCTGTTTGTCATTTTCTTCCTCATAAGACAAAAGGCGAAGGATTCTTTCTGGCGGCACTTCGCAAACCGGATTCGGAAGATGAACCGGCAGCCTATTCATTCTCAAAAGCAAAGTCGTCCAAGAAAAAAGATAAGAAAGGTGGAGCGGCTGCTTCTCCCGTTTCCAAAGAACACATGGGGATGGCACTGAACTGGCTGAAGCAGGAAAATGTCGAAAAATACACCCTGTCTGCGGAAGGCGCGGGCATCGTCGCATTTCCGCAACGATATACCGATGAACTGGCTGCCATGAAACAGCATCTGAAAGTGATACAGGCAGGCGTTCTGACTGGTGAAGTGAAAGGGAGAGATTTGATTCCCGCTCATGCGTTGGCAATGAGCGCTACGCTCTTGCGGCAGGATGCTTTTGATACGGAAGAGGTGAGTTATGAACAGGCTATCGCTTATTTACGAAAAGAGGCTATTACCTTGTCGGAAACAGCCCCTCGTGGTTATATCTTGCTTACTTACCGGAATATTCCTCTCGGATTTGTGAAGAATATAGGGAATCGTGCCAATAATCTTTATCCGCAGGAGTGGCGTATCCGCAGCGGGTATTTGCCGGAGGAGATACGTACGCTGTAA